A region of the Desulfonatronum thioautotrophicum genome:
GTGTCCGCGGCTTCCTGCCTTGGCAGGTCAAGGGGCAGGATCACATGGACGGTGGTGCCCCGGCCCGCCTCGGTTTCGATACAGCAGCTTCCGTTCATCAGCTCCACGAGCCGTTTGACCAGAACCAGCCCCAGGCCGGCGCCCTCGTGGGCCCGGGTCAGGGAGCCGTCCGCCTGGACAAAGGGCTTGAACAGGGTGGCCAGCTTGTCGTCCGGGATGCCGATGCCCGTATCGGCGATGGAGAACATGTATCGCGAAACGCCCGTCACGGCCGCGGACAGGGGGGATACGCGAACCTGGACCGCGCCCTGCTCCATAAACTTCAGGGCATTGCCCACCAGGTTGAAGAGGATCTGCCTGACCCGGGTCGCGTCACCCAAAAGGGTTTGGGGCATGGCCGGATCAATGGCCGTTTCCAGGGCAAGGCCCTTTTCCCGGGCCCGGAGGGTGAACATCTCCGTGACGGACTTCAGGGTGTCCGCGGGGCTGAACTCCGCGACATGGAGAGCCGACCGGCCCGCGTCCAGGCTGGAAAGGGCCAGAATATCCGAGAGCAGGCCGGTGAACCGTTCGGACGCCTGGAGCGCCGCGTCCACGTACCCCGTCTGGTCCCGGTTCAGGGGCGTGGTCCGCAGGATCTGCAGCATGCCCATGATCCCGTTGAACGGGGTGCGCAGCTCGTGGCTCATGTTGGCCAGGAACTCGGACTTGGCGATATTGGCCGCCTCGGCCTGCTCCTTGGCCGCCACCAGGGCCGCTTCGGCCTTTTTGCGATCGGTGATGTCGTGGATGATGGAGTGCAAAAGGGTCTTTTCGCCGCTTTGGAAGGGGCTGCTGAATATTTCCACGTCGCGAAGGGTGCCGTCGGCCAGTTTGTGCCGGACTTCGAAACGGACACACTGCTCTGCCGTGGCTTGGCGCATTTTTGATTTGATCTGTTCCAGGGGCAAGGAGTGGATGTCCGTTACATGTTTGGCCTTGAGCTGCTCCCTGGGCCATCCGTAAAACTCCGCCGCGGCCTGATTGGCGTCCACAATGGCCGTGCTGTCCGGGTCCACCACCAGCTTGACCGCGGCATGCTTTTCAAAAAGGTTCCGGAACAGTTCCTCGCTCTGACGCAATGCCTCGGTGGTCCAGCTTTTTTCGCGCCTCTCCCGCCCCCGCTCCAGGGCGGCCAGCACCGCCGGCCCGAGCCGCATGATGCGGTCCTTGAGAATGTAGTCCCAGGCCCCGGCCTTCATGCATTCCACCGCTCTTTCCTCGTTGATGCTCCCGGTGATGATGATGAACGGGGTGTCCGGCACGTGTTCCCGGGCCAGCCTGAGCGCGGTCATGCCGTCGAATTGGGGAATGGAATAGTCGGACAGGATGACGGCCGGGCGGAAGGACTCCAGGGCCGCCAGGAAATCCGGCTCGGTTTCCACCACCTGAAAGCTGGATTCAGGCAATACGCCGCGGACTTCATGCTGCACGAGCAGGGCGTCCGTAAGCAGATCCTCGACGATCAGGACGTTGATGGGGTGGGACATGGATGCTCCTCAATGCATGTGCTTGCGGGTAACATCAGGTACCGACGTCTGAAACGGAGCCTTCCGCGGCTCCGAGGGTGAAGGATATGATTTCATCCGGAGACAGCTCCGCGCCGTCAGCGGACATCCTGCCCAATCGGGCCTCGGCCCGCTCCCGCAACCGGGACAACCTGGCCTGATAGTCGTCGGAATTCATGTCCATCTCCATACAGTGTTGAACCGGACTTGCCGGCAATGGACGGATACTCCCGTTGGATACGTCCGTTGATTTCCCGGGGAAATCAACCGCATGCATCCTGCATCAGGGAGTTTCACCGGGAGTAGCCTCTTCGTTTGGGGCTTCTCCAGTCAGGATGCTGCCATTTGATTCTCCAGGAGCAAGGACTCCCGGGCTGCCCGGCGCAGCAGATCCAGTCTTTGGTGCACGGCCTCCACCCAGGATTTGGAAAAACGGTCCGCATCCGCAAGCCAGGCCAGCAGCGGCGCGGCGCCTTCCGGCGCGCCGCCCTGTTCATCGGCCACGGCCCCCGCCAGCAGGTCCACGGCTTCCACGCAGGCCTTGTCGTCCAGCCCGCCCAGCCCTTGGGCCATCTCCGCGGCATGAAGACGCAGCATGGGCGATGGAAACAGCCGGTTCATCATCCGCAGCAGGTCGTTTCCGACGTGGCGGAGCATTCCGGTCCGCCGCGTGCCGAAGGATTCATCGAGCCCGGGCCGGATCCGGGGCAGCTTCTCGGCCAGGATCAGCAGGTGTCGACCAAGCAGCACCCGGGGCATCCCCCGGGCCGCCAGCACGGTCCCCAGCCAGGCAACCTGGCCGCTCATGAATTCCAGGCCCTGTTCCGGCAACGTGGCCAGCCAGGCCCCGTCGGCGTCGGTGAAGCGCCTCCCCCGTGCGCCATAGCGGGATATGAAGTAGGGATGATCCGCCAGGATGCGATCCGTGGCCTGGAGCACGGCCTCCATATCCCCTTGGGCTTGCGGAACGGGATGCTCCCCTGACTCGGGGTTCAGCCCGGCCGCCGTATATCGGGACGCCGATTCGTCCCACGGCCACAGGGACGCGAAGGCGTCCTGAAGGTGCTGGAAGGTGGCCAGGGCCGAGCCGATCATCACCCCGATCTCCTCGGGCGAGGCCGCCAGGGCGTCCAGCCGGGCCGCGGCCCGCTCCCAGGCCGCCGGACCTTCACCCGCGTGCCGGGACAGATAAGAAAGACCTCGGCCCGGGGCCACGCCCAGGGTCGCGCCGATCCGGGGCTCGAGAATCACCGCGCCTCTGGAGGAACCGGCCAGGACGTAGAGGCAGCCCAGCAATCCCAGGGGGGCGTCATTGGACACCAGCAGCATGTGGGATGCCGCCTGGGCGGCCGCGGCCATGGTCCGCGGCATGTCCGGAACCAGACGGCGGCGGTAGTGGTCGTTGTCCTCAAGCAGATCCGGGAGCCGTTGCAGCTCGGGGTCCCAGACCTTGTTCACCGCCGGGTGGGCAGAGCGGTTCAGGCAGCGCTCCAAGGCGGCGTGCAGCACGGCCATGACCCGTATATAACCGACATAGGACTGCTCCCCCAGGGAACCGTCCAGAGCGGCCAGGGCAAAAGGCGATTTTTCAAGGTGCTCGTGAATTCCCCGGGTGGACGTACGCAGGGCATGAGTGGCGATCATTTTCGACATGCTGGTCAGCTCCTCGAATTCTGCTTCAGTGAATCGGATCGGTCGTCGCGGAGAGTCCGCGTCATATTTCCCCCGCGGGCCGCGACATTCCGCATGATCTCATTCGGAGACGGATTCGCGCCGATGCCGTCAACGGGCTTTTGAGCCAACTTCTGCTCGGCTTCCCGCTGCCGGGTGACGTCCGTGAACACCCCGTCCACCCGTTCCGGCCCCCCCATTGGACGGAAAATGACCTTGGACCGCTCCCGCACCCAGACCATTTCTCCACTGGGCTTGCGAACCCGATACTCCACGTCCGCGCACCCTTCACTCAGCAGCTTTTTCAGTCCGGATTCGGAAACAGGCCGGTCTTCGGGCACGATGGACTCGAACCAGAGCCGTGGGTTGGACTGGAAAACATCCTGGGGCCAACCGAAGATGTTCTCAATGGACCGGCTGACGAAGATCACCTGGAAGTCCGGCCAGGTCGCGGACCAGACCGCGTCCAAGGTGTTGTCCAGGATTCCCGACAACAGGGCCTCGCTGCGCCGCAGGGCCCGCTCGGTCCGCGCCCGGGCCAGGGCATGGCGCAGGGCCCGCAGCAGGGCGTCGGCGTCGTGGCGGCCCTTGACCAGATAGTCCTGGGCGCCCATTTCCAGAATGCGCAGGGCCAGTTCCTCGTCGTCCCGGCCGGTCAGCACGACCACCGGCATGTCCCGGGCAGCCTCCAGCCCCCCGCGTACGGTCTCCAGGCCTTGAGAGTCCGGAAGCGACAGGTCCAGCAGAACCACGTCGAATTGCACCGCGTCCATGATCTCCCGCGCCTCGCCCAGGCTCGTGACCCAGGTTTCCTCGAATGAACCGATCCGCTTATCCTTCAGGGCGTTGCGGATCAATCCGGCATCTCCGGGGTCGTCTTCCACCAGCAGGACTTGAAACGCCCGGGAAGCCTGATGAGACATGAATATATCCCCCCTTGTCGTCATGGTGTCCGATGCAGCCATGCCTCGGCCAGCGAGGAAAGGTTCGTGGAACGCTCCAGCCTCATTTTTTTGCGGATACTGGATGAATGCGTATAGACCGTCCGGATGGTGACCTGAAGCGAATCGGCAATCCTGTCGGCACTCAAACCCAGACCCAGGAGGCGAAAAATCGCGAGTTCCCGATGCGACAGGCGACTGACATCCCCATTGAAGCCTCGAAAAATCCCAATGCGCACCCCAACCTGCCCCATGAGCAGATGATGGGTCGCCGCCCTGCTCAGATAAACGCGTCCGGACAGAACCGTCTGCACGGCATCCGCGATTCGAGCTTGCGGTTCATGTTTCATCACATACCCCCTGGCCCCCATCCGGACGGCCATCCGGGCGTACATGGTTTCGTCACGCCGCGACAGAACCAGGATGGGAATGGACGGGAAACGCAAGTGAAAAACCGCCAAATTCGCGATTCCTCTCTCCGCGTCATCCGCTTCCGCGATCTCCCCGAACTCACCGATCTCCATGACCAGCATGTCCGCCATACTGTTCTTGCCCAGAACCAGGAGCCGGTCAAAATCCTCCGACTCGCCCCCGACGCGGAGACCGTCCCGCGAATGGATCATGTTCCGTGTGACAACCAGTGATGTCGGATGCGGGTCATGGATGAGAATCGTCCGTAATTTCATGGGAATTCTCCATATTTCAGATACCATGCGGCTCGATTTGAAGCCTGAAAGATGCGCCAAAGCCCGTGAGTGCCGCGAAGCATACCGCGATGAGCGGGAATGTAAATCAGTCAATTGACTTAGGCCCACTCAGTCAATTGACTGAGAAATAGTGCGAATGGGGTGGGGATGGTGGAATGCGGGGATGGTGGGATGGTGGGATATGGTCGTTCCCGGGCTCCCGCGTGGGAACGACCAAACTGTTAAAACAGCCTTGTCCTTGGTTCCACCGGCCTCGGGGCCATGCCTCCGGTGGATTCGGTGTCCGACTCCGGCCCTTCCAGCCACAGCCCGGTCAGCCCCCCGGCCAGGATCAGGATCAGGGGGTTGAACATGGCGTTGAACAGGCTGTCGATGGTGAACAGGCCCATCAACAGGGGCAGGGAGGTCATGGCCGCCACGGGCGGGTCGCGCCAGCGCCGGGGTGGGTAGCGGATCAGAAAGAGCAGCGGCGGCAGGAGCAGGGTCACCAGCAGGGCGCTCAACCCGATCAGGCCGTTCTGGCCAAAGGCCAGAATCCATAATCCGTCCGGCACGGAAATGGGCCGACCGTCCTCGTCGCGGACAAAGGACCGGCCCCACTCCCCCCAGCCCAGCCAGGCCCGCTCCAGGGCCCGCTCGGAAAGGATGTTCTCGTTTTGCAAGCGATAGGCCAGGGAAGCGGTCCGGTCCTCGCTGGCAATGCGGGCCGCTGCGTCGATCAGGTTCTGGGCGTCCCAGTACCCGCTGCCCCGGGCCAGGACGTACAGAATGGGGATCAGCAGGATGGCTTTCATGGGCAGGGCCCAGCGGGTCAGCTGAACAAGGTAGAGCACGAACACCCCGAACACCAGCAGCCCCAAGGCCCCGGTGGACTTGCACAGCACCACCGTGACCAGCAGACCCAGCACCAGCGGCCCCCAGAGCTGTTTCCACTGGGGAAACTTCCGGGCCAGCCATCCGGATCGCAAAAGCTGGTACCCGCTCAGCCAGGCCGTGACCATCCACATGGCCACCATCAGCCCGTGCTCCATGAACACCACGGGCCGCCACCCTCCCCCGCGCTTGGTCTGGCCGAAGCTGTGCGGGTGGAAGCCGTACACGAGGCGGTGCAGCCGCGGGCTCATGACCACTTCCCAGAGGCAGAACGGGATATAGATCAGTCCACCCAGGAAAATGCCGAAGGCCAGCTCGGTCAGGGCCTGCCGGTTGTAAAAGTACAGCCGGCCGATGAAGTACGGCAGACCCCACATGGTGGACCGGGCCAGGGTGGTGGACAGCCCGTCGTAGGCCCCGAGCCCGTTGGACAGGGAGGTGAAAAAGGGGATGACGCACCAGATGATCAGGGGCAGATCCAGGGCGTGGGGCCGGAACCGGCTCAGGGCCTCGCTGTTGAAGAACAGCGTGCCCAGCAGCACGCCGTAGCTCATGGCGCTGACCTTGGTGTAGTCGGGGATGCCGGAGAAGTTGTAGGCGTACTGCGGCAGGAACATCCAGGACAGCAAAAACCCGGCAATGACCGCGTGGCGGGCCTGCAGCCTGGTGAACAGCCAGATGGAAAAGGGCAGCCACCCGAACATGGCTACGGGGATCATCGGGGTCATGCTGCCGCCCAGGACAGATGTATTCTCGAACCACGGACGCTCTTGATCGGTATCGAAATCGAAATCGTGATCGCAATCGTAAAGTTACCAGGAATCGATGTAACTTCTCGAAAACTTGTGGCAAGTATGACCTGGATGCCCGCCTTCGCGGGCATGACGGGTTTGGGAGAGCATGCCATTTCAGTCATTCCCGCGCAGGCGGGAATCCAGCGACAGAGGCAATTTCAGAGATTGCCCGGCTTTTTTGAACAATTACAATCGATTTCGATGATTGCCGACTCACGCTGGAAGTTCCCCCTGACCAGACTGCACTCTCCGCCGCTGGCTTTCTCACAGGCACTTTTCATAGATGCCCAGCACCTGGCGGGCTTTGGCCTCCCAGGTGAACTCCTGGAAAACCCGCTCCCGGGCCCGCTGCCCCATGGGCCGGATGGTTTCGGGATGGGTTGCCAGGTTTTCAAGAATGGCCCGCATCCCGGTCACGAGCTGCTCCCGGGGGGCCATGGGCATCTTGAAGCCCGTCTCTTGGGTGACCAGTTCCCCGGGCCCGGCATAGTCCACGATCACCGGAACCAGCCCCAGAGCCATGGCTTCCAGAACCACGGCTCCGCCAAATTCGCGGATACTCGGGAAGCCGAACACGTCCGATTCCGCCAGCCGATCCTGCAAGTGCTCATGCTCCACCCAGCCGTCCAGGCGCACCCCAGGGCCCAGTTCCAGCTTCGCGACCATGTTCTTCAATTCGGGCATCAGCGGTCCGTCTCCCAGGATGTCCACCACGACCTTGCCCGCGCGGATCAGCGGGGCCGCGGCCTCGATGAGGATATCCGGGCATTTGTAGGGTACGAGCCGACCTACGAAGGCCACCCGCAGCGGCGTGCGCACCGGACCTTGGGCCTGGCGGGAAAACCGGGCCGGATCAATGGCGTTCTCCGGTAGGTAGTGGCATTTGGTGTGGCACCAGGCGGGCATCTGCTCCAGTGTGGCCCGGGAGCCGCAGATGATCGCCGAGGCGTGTTTCCGGGTGGCCCGGTATCCGAGGAGCAGCTTGTAGGCGTCGCGCACGTAGGACAGCCATTCCCGCTCCGAGCGGCGGGCCGCGTCGAACTCCCTGGCCCAGGCCACGCCGCCGTTCAGGGGCCCGATCACGAAGGGCACGCCCACACCCGCCAAACGGGCCGCGATACTGCTGGGCACGGTGGGGGACAGCGGGGTCAGCCGATGCACGATGTCCCACTTCCCGGCTTGCAGATCCCCCCCAAAGCGTTTCCAGACCAGTCTTTCAAAGTAGCGGTAGGTCAGGGCCGTGACCGCCATTTTAGTGGTCCAGCCGCCGGGGAGCCAGCGGGTCAGGCGATAGGCCGGAGCGGCCACCCGTTCCGAATCAATGGCCGTGAAATCTTCCTCTTCACGCCATCCGGCCCGGACAATGGCCTCCCGGTTGCGCACCTGGGTCACCAGATGGATATCGGCCACCCGGGCCAGGGCCTGGGAATGAGACCAGCCCACCAAAGGAACGCTGATCAGCTCGGGGTTGGCGGCCTCGGCGATGACCAGAACCCGAAACCTGCGATCAGGGCGAGGCGATTCAGTTGGTTGCTGGTTCTTGGGCTGCGGGTCCGAGGGTCGCGGGTTCTGGTGCGGCGACGAAAACATGGGCAATTCCTGGGTCAGGACGGAGAGAGGAGGCGGGTGGGGAAACTCAGAGCAGTTTATACGTACGTAGCACGCTGGCCAGTTTGGGATCGTCCGGAGCCAGCTGGCGCAGGGCCTGGATGAGATGGCTCAGGCTACCGTCCTTTTCGATGGCCTGGATGGCCATGGTCCGGCGATCCCAGAAGGCGAAACCGATGGTTCCCACGGTCATGGCCGAGAAAAGACCGACGAGCATCCACAAAATGCTTGTGAGCTGCTCGAACCGGTTATTCATGTCCGACCGGAGATCCCCAAGCCGGTTGTCCACATGCCCAAGCCGCAGCTTCGTCTGCTCCATGAACATCTGCAGAGTTGCTTCCATGCGCACCAGGCGTTCGCGATCCTCCTGGGTGAAACCGGAAGCCAGCGCCCAGGAGCCGCCCATGGCGGAAGCCGACAGCCAGAACAGGACGCCAAGCGTCAGCAGTATTTTTTTGACCATGATTCCCCTCCCTGCCTGTGTTTCCAAAAAATCATACCCCATGGCAATGCAGGCGACAAGGCGGTTGGCCGCTTACCGGGCCCTGGCTTTCCCCGCCACCCGCCTCAGGGTCCGGCGGACCGCGCCGTGCAAACCGCGATGCACCCTGGAGACGAGCTGCATCTGGTGTTGGAGGACCATCCGGATCTGTTCGCCCCGTTTGGGGCGGACGAAATTGAGCACCGCGCTCACGGCCGGAACCTCGGCCTGGACCAGGAAGTCGATGGACTGGCGCAGATCCCGAAACAGACTGACATCCTCACGGCCCACCAGCAGGGTTGCGTCGGCATGCAGAGCGGCAAAGCCGGAAAACTCGTCCCCCAGGATCGGGGCCACGTCCAGCAGAATCATGTCGTAGTCCTGCCTGATCTCGTCCAGCAAGGTCAGAAATCTGGCCCGGTCCGGAAAGACCGGCACGGCCTTGCCCGCGGTGATCACGTCGATGCGACGCCGGGCCTCGTGCTGCACGGCGGCATTCCAGTCCTGCAGTTCCAGGACGGACAAAAGTTCCCAAATCCCCGGGGCTTCATTGAGCCCGCTCACCAACCTGGTCATTCCAGGGCGCACCAGGTTGCACTCAAGCACCAGAACCCGTTGGCAGCCAAACCGCAGGATATGCGCCAGATTCAGGGTCAGAGAGGATACGCCGCACTCCGGATTCAGGCCGGACAACGCGAAAACCTTGGCCCCATGCTTTTCGCGCTCCAGTTCCAACCGCACGGCCAGGGACCGGATGGCCAGCACGCCGGGGGCCCCTGGCGCCTCCAGGCTGGCCTCGGCCACGTTGCCGGACTCGATATCCTCCAGCCCCATATGCCAGATGGGCCCCGGCCCCGGCCCGCCCAGACCCTTGGTCACCTCCGCGGGATCGCGCAGCCGGTTGTCCAGAAAGTCGAAGACGAAAATGAATCCGAACACCGAACCAAAGCTCAAGGCCAGGGCCATCATGCCCAGGGTTTTGGTGTTGGTCCGGGACGGCTGGGCCGGGGATACGGCCCACTTGTCGATGTCCAGGCGCACCGGGGCCTTGGCTTCCATCTCCGCGTCGTCAATGCGGTTGCTCAAGGCCGCCAGGCGGTTGCGCAGCTGCTCCATGGAAAAAAGGATCTCCGAAGCCTGGTAGATGGCCTCCGAGGTCTCCGCGGCTTCCAGGGTGGCTTCCGCGAGAAGCGCACCGAGGTTGTCGGCGTGGGCC
Encoded here:
- a CDS encoding response regulator codes for the protein MSHQASRAFQVLLVEDDPGDAGLIRNALKDKRIGSFEETWVTSLGEAREIMDAVQFDVVLLDLSLPDSQGLETVRGGLEAARDMPVVVLTGRDDEELALRILEMGAQDYLVKGRHDADALLRALRHALARARTERALRRSEALLSGILDNTLDAVWSATWPDFQVIFVSRSIENIFGWPQDVFQSNPRLWFESIVPEDRPVSESGLKKLLSEGCADVEYRVRKPSGEMVWVRERSKVIFRPMGGPERVDGVFTDVTRQREAEQKLAQKPVDGIGANPSPNEIMRNVAARGGNMTRTLRDDRSDSLKQNSRS
- a CDS encoding GumC family protein, with amino-acid sequence MSESPSTPATRPGTILDGKKGKPFQIVGFALRRGPLIFLLGGLLCLFLLPFLLQRASPIYETDAMLLLDPAKEPTLTGRERDAIPGSIADYMRTLVNRINSYDVLAEALTRIDPEDFPAFLNPDHPLDRNVYRLMSRIRVRDVFRTYLISLTITADRPEGLGPILNEIMVVFVEKIQAEQERQYERRLSYLKDEREKLLVRLDDERTELLTLARGMDQKAFLHETYSLHIYKQDMIQRLFWEAEAQHSEKRFLLEKALADREAIRKLDLQPFADERVADNFGINRIEQWTYEQVQSLRASIDGLTPENPDRIYVEDRMRAMNAFLEGYKLQVNEETIRNIREKLEYELDLDVLKARSAYEAAKAHADNLGALLAEATLEAAETSEAIYQASEILFSMEQLRNRLAALSNRIDDAEMEAKAPVRLDIDKWAVSPAQPSRTNTKTLGMMALALSFGSVFGFIFVFDFLDNRLRDPAEVTKGLGGPGPGPIWHMGLEDIESGNVAEASLEAPGAPGVLAIRSLAVRLELEREKHGAKVFALSGLNPECGVSSLTLNLAHILRFGCQRVLVLECNLVRPGMTRLVSGLNEAPGIWELLSVLELQDWNAAVQHEARRRIDVITAGKAVPVFPDRARFLTLLDEIRQDYDMILLDVAPILGDEFSGFAALHADATLLVGREDVSLFRDLRQSIDFLVQAEVPAVSAVLNFVRPKRGEQIRMVLQHQMQLVSRVHRGLHGAVRRTLRRVAGKARAR
- a CDS encoding hybrid sensor histidine kinase/response regulator translates to MSHPINVLIVEDLLTDALLVQHEVRGVLPESSFQVVETEPDFLAALESFRPAVILSDYSIPQFDGMTALRLAREHVPDTPFIIITGSINEERAVECMKAGAWDYILKDRIMRLGPAVLAALERGRERREKSWTTEALRQSEELFRNLFEKHAAVKLVVDPDSTAIVDANQAAAEFYGWPREQLKAKHVTDIHSLPLEQIKSKMRQATAEQCVRFEVRHKLADGTLRDVEIFSSPFQSGEKTLLHSIIHDITDRKKAEAALVAAKEQAEAANIAKSEFLANMSHELRTPFNGIMGMLQILRTTPLNRDQTGYVDAALQASERFTGLLSDILALSSLDAGRSALHVAEFSPADTLKSVTEMFTLRAREKGLALETAIDPAMPQTLLGDATRVRQILFNLVGNALKFMEQGAVQVRVSPLSAAVTGVSRYMFSIADTGIGIPDDKLATLFKPFVQADGSLTRAHEGAGLGLVLVKRLVELMNGSCCIETEAGRGTTVHVILPLDLPRQEAADTAREAVHPVEPKEQLDILVAEDDKLNQMFLTLVLESLGHQVTVAANGQEAVDLYMARNFDCILMDIQMPVMTGVEATQCIREKEGVRRKEEGSPSVDLQPSSFSPQPSKHIPIIAVTAHNQPGDRERFLAAGMDDYLAKPVDVREVRVALECFFGHAT
- a CDS encoding glycosyltransferase family 4 protein, with amino-acid sequence MFSSPHQNPRPSDPQPKNQQPTESPRPDRRFRVLVIAEAANPELISVPLVGWSHSQALARVADIHLVTQVRNREAIVRAGWREEEDFTAIDSERVAAPAYRLTRWLPGGWTTKMAVTALTYRYFERLVWKRFGGDLQAGKWDIVHRLTPLSPTVPSSIAARLAGVGVPFVIGPLNGGVAWAREFDAARRSEREWLSYVRDAYKLLLGYRATRKHASAIICGSRATLEQMPAWCHTKCHYLPENAIDPARFSRQAQGPVRTPLRVAFVGRLVPYKCPDILIEAAAPLIRAGKVVVDILGDGPLMPELKNMVAKLELGPGVRLDGWVEHEHLQDRLAESDVFGFPSIREFGGAVVLEAMALGLVPVIVDYAGPGELVTQETGFKMPMAPREQLVTGMRAILENLATHPETIRPMGQRARERVFQEFTWEAKARQVLGIYEKCL
- a CDS encoding LuxR C-terminal-related transcriptional regulator, which produces MKLRTILIHDPHPTSLVVTRNMIHSRDGLRVGGESEDFDRLLVLGKNSMADMLVMEIGEFGEIAEADDAERGIANLAVFHLRFPSIPILVLSRRDETMYARMAVRMGARGYVMKHEPQARIADAVQTVLSGRVYLSRAATHHLLMGQVGVRIGIFRGFNGDVSRLSHRELAIFRLLGLGLSADRIADSLQVTIRTVYTHSSSIRKKMRLERSTNLSSLAEAWLHRTP
- a CDS encoding biliverdin-producing heme oxygenase, encoding MSKMIATHALRTSTRGIHEHLEKSPFALAALDGSLGEQSYVGYIRVMAVLHAALERCLNRSAHPAVNKVWDPELQRLPDLLEDNDHYRRRLVPDMPRTMAAAAQAASHMLLVSNDAPLGLLGCLYVLAGSSRGAVILEPRIGATLGVAPGRGLSYLSRHAGEGPAAWERAAARLDALAASPEEIGVMIGSALATFQHLQDAFASLWPWDESASRYTAAGLNPESGEHPVPQAQGDMEAVLQATDRILADHPYFISRYGARGRRFTDADGAWLATLPEQGLEFMSGQVAWLGTVLAARGMPRVLLGRHLLILAEKLPRIRPGLDESFGTRRTGMLRHVGNDLLRMMNRLFPSPMLRLHAAEMAQGLGGLDDKACVEAVDLLAGAVADEQGGAPEGAAPLLAWLADADRFSKSWVEAVHQRLDLLRRAARESLLLENQMAAS